A window from Salvia miltiorrhiza cultivar Shanhuang (shh) chromosome 2, IMPLAD_Smil_shh, whole genome shotgun sequence encodes these proteins:
- the LOC131010859 gene encoding uncharacterized protein LOC131010859 isoform X1 translates to MKKVVLVTGASGYLGGRLCHALLDQGYSVKAFVRKTSDVSSLPPPCDGGDGAGGSLQLVYGDVTDYPSLLEAFSGCHVVFHTAALVEPWLPDPARFITVNVGGLRNVLKAYKETETIEKIIYTSSFFALGSTDGYIADETQVHPAKHFCTEYEKSKAISDKIALDAAAEGAPIVPVYPGVIYGPGKVTTGNIVANLLVERFSGRMPGYVGQEQGFSFCHVDDVVQGHIAAMAKGQKGERYLLTGENASFKDVYDIAAEITQTSKPQFQIPLFLVDVYGWLCVLFSRITGKLPIISPPSVDVLRHQWAYSCEKAKKELDYNPRSLREGLSEMVPWLKSLGLIKY, encoded by the exons ATGAAGAAAGTAGTACTGGTGACCGGCGCATCCGGTTACCTAGGCGGGAGGCTTTGCCACGCGCTTCTCGACCAAGGCTACTCCGTCAAGGCCTTCGTCCGCAAAACCAGCGATGTCTCCTCCTTGCCGCCGCCCTGCGACGGCGGAGATGGCGCCGGCGGATCTCTTCAGCTTGTCTACGGCGACGTCACCGACTATCCGTCGCTCCTGGAAGCTTTCTCCGGCTGCCACGTCGTCTTCCACACTGCCGCTCTTGTCGAACCCTGGTTGCCTGATCCCGCTAGATTCATCACG GTTAATGTTGGAGGGTTGAGGAATGTGTTGAAGGCGTATAAGGAGACGGAGACGATCGAGAAGATCATTTACACGTCGTCGTTTTTCGCGTTGGGATCAACAGATGGGTACATTGCTGATGAGACTCAA GTGCATCCTGCTAAGCATTTCTGTACTGAGTATGAGAAGTCGAAGGCTATATCGGATAAGATTGCGTTGGATGCTGCTGCGGAGGGGGCGCCGATCGTGCCAGTGTATCCTGGAGTTATATATGGTCCAGGAAAAGTCACAACTGGAAATATAGTGGCTAACTTG CTTGTGGAACGCTTTAGTGGCCGGATGCCGGGCTATGTTGGCCAAGAGCAAGGGTTCTCTTTCTGTCACGTCGATGATGTAGTGCAGGGGCATATTGCTGCAATGGCTAAAGGTCAGAAAGGTGAAAGGTATCTTCTTACAGGAGAAAATGCATCCTTCAAAGATGTTTATGATATAGCAGCAGAGATTACTCAGACATCGAAGCCTCAGTTTCAGATCCCACTTTTTCTTGTTGATGTATATGGATGGCTATGCGTTCTCTTCTCCAGAATAACCGGGAAGCTTCCCATAATCAGCCCCCCG AGCGTGGATGTTCTAAGGCATCAATGGGCGTACAGTTGCGAGAAGGCGAAGAAAGAGCTGGATTACAACCCGAGAAGTTTGAGAGAAGGTCTCTCAGAGATGGTCCCTTGGTTAAAAAGCTTGGGCTTGATCAAATATTAA
- the LOC131010856 gene encoding probable protein phosphatase 2C 12 isoform X2 yields the protein MLSKSGDHQTVPLSVLLKRELANEKIERPEITHGQASQSKKGEDLTFIKTECQRVLGDGVTTYSVFALFDGHNGSAAAIYSKENLLNNVLNAIPQDLNSEEWVAALPRALVAGFVKTDKDFQERAQTSGTTVTFVIIEGWVLTVASVGDSRGVLESAEGAIYYLSADHRLECSEEERERITASGGEVGRLNTGGGTEIGPLRCWPGGLCLSRSIGDMDVGEYIVPVPHVKQVKLSSTGGRLIISSDGVWDALSAETAFECCRGMLPDAAASQIVKEAVQVKGLRDDTTCIVVDIQPPEKHDPPKVPAKKQGKRGIKSMFRKKSSESTSHPDKEEHIEPDMVEEIFEEGSAFLSERLDSKYPVCNMFKLFVCAVCQAEIKPGEGISIHSGTTDLKKLRPWDGPFLCSSCQEKKDAMEGKRASREYECSNRL from the exons ATGTTGTCTAAGAGTGGCGACCATCAGACAGTCCCTTTGTCCGTGTTGTTGAAGCGGGAGCTGGCGAATGAGAAGATCGAGAGGCCGGAGATAACGCATGGCCAGGCTAGTCAGAGCAAGAAAGGCGAGGACTTGACCTTTATCAAGACTGAATGTCAACGAGTCTTAGGCGATGGAGTCACCACATATTCTGTTTTTGCG TTATTTGATGGTCACAATGGATCTGCAGCTGCAATCTATTCGAAGGAGAATCTCTTGAATAATGTATTGAATGCTATTCCACAAGATCTTAACAGTGAAGAATGGGTAGCGGCTTTGCCCAGGGCTTTAGTCGCAGGCTTTGTGAAGACCGACAAAGATTTCCAGGAAAGAG CCCAAACTTCAGGAACAACGGTAACCTTTGTAATAATTGAGGGATGGGTCTTAACTGTTGCTTCAGTTGGTGATTCTCGTGGTGTGCTTGAATCAGCTGAAGGGGCGATATATTATCTCTCAGCAGATCATAGACTTGAATGCAGCGAAGAAGA GAGGGAACGGATAACTGCAAGTGGCGGTGAAGTTGGACGGCTTAATACCGGAGGTGGCACAGAG ATTGGTCCGTTAAGATGTTGGCCTGGTGGCTTGTGTCTTTCACGATCCATTGGTGACATGGATGTCGGGGAGTACATAGTTCCTGTACCTCATGTGAAGCAAGTCAAG CTATCATCAACTGGTGGAAGGCTTATCATCTCGAGTGATGGCGTTTGGGATGCATTATCTGCAGAAACAGCTTTCGAGTGTTGTAGAGGAATGCTACCAGATGCTGCAGCTTCACAGATTGTCaaa GAAGCCGTACAGGTGAAAGGGCTTCGAGATGATACAACGTGTATTGTTGTAGACATACAGCCACCCGAGAAGCACGACCCTCCGAAAGTACCCGCTAAGAAGCAAGGGAAAAGAGGCATTAAGTCTATGTTTCGGAAGAAGTCGTCAGAGTCGACTTCTCACCCTGACAAGGAAGAGCACATTGAACCAGATATGGTGGAGGAAATCTTTGAGGAAGGATCAGCTTTCCTATCGGAAAG GTTGGACTCGAAGTACCCGGTGTGCAACATGTTCAAGCTGTTTGTATGTGCAGTTTGCCAAGCAGAGATAAAACCTGGAGAGGGCATTTCAATACACTCGGGAACCACAGATTTGAAAAAATTACGGCCTTGGGACGGCCCTTTCCTCTGCTCAAGCTGCCAAGAGAAGAAAGACGCCATGGAAGGGAAAAGAGCCTCCAGAG AATACGAGTGTTCAAACAGATTATAA
- the LOC131010858 gene encoding B3 domain-containing protein At5g42700-like isoform X1, giving the protein MVMAKVKYEAVRQQRLEENKKRIEELHLPLLSQALKDSSSPKPSPMKKTKPRIARTEVVPVRRSLRFSNKSAPEYKEITVYDRVHIPRRMTHKTRDLSNRVYASDQARDIAMKKAEEIESSLGSNHPSFVRSMLPSHVSGGFWLGLYSDFCRRRLPRNDGVVQLVDEEGEEWPVVYLARKTGLSGGWKKFAVDHNLVDGDALVFQLIKPTVFKVLLYPIFLVLDYHNAISLSNVWILAGLHCES; this is encoded by the exons ATGGTGATGGCAAAGGTGAAGTATGAAGCTGTACGGCAGCAGAGATTGGAAGAGAACAAGAAACGAATAGAGGAACTCCAtctccctcttctctctcaaGCCCTCAAAGATTCCTCCTCTCCTAAGCCCTCTCCg ATGAAGAAGACTAAACCTCGGATTGCGAGGACTGAGGTGGTTCCTGTGAGAAGATCATTGCGATTTTCCAACAAATCGGCTCCGGAATACAAGGAG ATTACTGTCTACGACCGCGTGCACATCCCTCGAAG AATGACTCACAAAACGAGGGATTTGTCGAACCGCGTGTATGCATCCGACCAAGCAAGAGACATCGCCATGAAGAAAGCAGAGGAAATCGAATCATCTCTCGGCTCCAATCACCCTTCGTTTGTGAGGTCGATGCTCCCCTCCCACGTTAGTGGAGGTTTCTGGCTG GGGCTTTACTCGGATTTCTGCAGGAGGAGGCTGCCAAGGAACGACGGCGTGGTTCAGTTGGTGGACGAGGAAGGCGAGGAGTGGCCGGTGGTGTACTTGGCTCGGAAAACCGGCCTTAGCGGCGGTTGGAAGAAGTTTGCAGTGGATCACAACTTAGTAGACGGCGATGCCCTCGTTTTCCAGTTGATCAAACCAACCGTCTTTAAGGTACTACTATATCCcatctttcttgttcttgattATCACAATGCCATTTCCCTTTCAAATGTTTGGATTCTTGCAGGTCTTCATTGTGAGAGTTGA
- the LOC131010859 gene encoding uncharacterized protein LOC131010859 isoform X2 — protein MKKVVLVTGASGYLGGRLCHALLDQGYSVKAFVRKTSDVSSLPPPCDGGDGAGGSLQLVYGDVTDYPSLLEAFSGCHVVFHTAALVEPWLPDPARFITVNVGGLRNVLKAYKETETIEKIIYTSSFFALGSTDGYIADETQVHPAKHFCTEYEKSKAISDKIALDAAAEGAPIVPVYPGVIYGPGKVTTGNIVANLLVERFSGRMPGYVGQEQGFSFCHVDDVVQGHIAAMAKGQKGERYLLTGENASFKDVYDIAAEITQTSKPQFQIPLFLVDVYGWLCVLFSRITGKLPIISPPV, from the exons ATGAAGAAAGTAGTACTGGTGACCGGCGCATCCGGTTACCTAGGCGGGAGGCTTTGCCACGCGCTTCTCGACCAAGGCTACTCCGTCAAGGCCTTCGTCCGCAAAACCAGCGATGTCTCCTCCTTGCCGCCGCCCTGCGACGGCGGAGATGGCGCCGGCGGATCTCTTCAGCTTGTCTACGGCGACGTCACCGACTATCCGTCGCTCCTGGAAGCTTTCTCCGGCTGCCACGTCGTCTTCCACACTGCCGCTCTTGTCGAACCCTGGTTGCCTGATCCCGCTAGATTCATCACG GTTAATGTTGGAGGGTTGAGGAATGTGTTGAAGGCGTATAAGGAGACGGAGACGATCGAGAAGATCATTTACACGTCGTCGTTTTTCGCGTTGGGATCAACAGATGGGTACATTGCTGATGAGACTCAA GTGCATCCTGCTAAGCATTTCTGTACTGAGTATGAGAAGTCGAAGGCTATATCGGATAAGATTGCGTTGGATGCTGCTGCGGAGGGGGCGCCGATCGTGCCAGTGTATCCTGGAGTTATATATGGTCCAGGAAAAGTCACAACTGGAAATATAGTGGCTAACTTG CTTGTGGAACGCTTTAGTGGCCGGATGCCGGGCTATGTTGGCCAAGAGCAAGGGTTCTCTTTCTGTCACGTCGATGATGTAGTGCAGGGGCATATTGCTGCAATGGCTAAAGGTCAGAAAGGTGAAAGGTATCTTCTTACAGGAGAAAATGCATCCTTCAAAGATGTTTATGATATAGCAGCAGAGATTACTCAGACATCGAAGCCTCAGTTTCAGATCCCACTTTTTCTTGTTGATGTATATGGATGGCTATGCGTTCTCTTCTCCAGAATAACCGGGAAGCTTCCCATAATCAGCCCCCCG GTTTAG
- the LOC131010858 gene encoding B3 domain-containing protein At5g42700-like isoform X2, protein MVMAKVKYEAVRQQRLEENKKRIEELHLPLLSQALKDSSSPKPSPMKKTKPRIARTEVVPVRRSLRFSNKSAPEYKEITVYDRVHIPRRMTHKTRDLSNRVYASDQARDIAMKKAEEIESSLGSNHPSFVRSMLPSHVSGGFWLGLYSDFCRRRLPRNDGVVQLVDEEGEEWPVVYLARKTGLSGGWKKFAVDHNLVDGDALVFQLIKPTVFKVFIVRVDSETIKVEL, encoded by the exons ATGGTGATGGCAAAGGTGAAGTATGAAGCTGTACGGCAGCAGAGATTGGAAGAGAACAAGAAACGAATAGAGGAACTCCAtctccctcttctctctcaaGCCCTCAAAGATTCCTCCTCTCCTAAGCCCTCTCCg ATGAAGAAGACTAAACCTCGGATTGCGAGGACTGAGGTGGTTCCTGTGAGAAGATCATTGCGATTTTCCAACAAATCGGCTCCGGAATACAAGGAG ATTACTGTCTACGACCGCGTGCACATCCCTCGAAG AATGACTCACAAAACGAGGGATTTGTCGAACCGCGTGTATGCATCCGACCAAGCAAGAGACATCGCCATGAAGAAAGCAGAGGAAATCGAATCATCTCTCGGCTCCAATCACCCTTCGTTTGTGAGGTCGATGCTCCCCTCCCACGTTAGTGGAGGTTTCTGGCTG GGGCTTTACTCGGATTTCTGCAGGAGGAGGCTGCCAAGGAACGACGGCGTGGTTCAGTTGGTGGACGAGGAAGGCGAGGAGTGGCCGGTGGTGTACTTGGCTCGGAAAACCGGCCTTAGCGGCGGTTGGAAGAAGTTTGCAGTGGATCACAACTTAGTAGACGGCGATGCCCTCGTTTTCCAGTTGATCAAACCAACCGTCTTTAAG GTCTTCATTGTGAGAGTTGATAGTGAGACAATCAAGGTTGAGCTGTGA
- the LOC131010856 gene encoding probable protein phosphatase 2C 12 isoform X1 yields MLSKSGDHQTVPLSVLLKRELANEKIERPEITHGQASQSKKGEDLTFIKTECQRVLGDGVTTYSVFALFDGHNGSAAAIYSKENLLNNVLNAIPQDLNSEEWVAALPRALVAGFVKTDKDFQERAQTSGTTVTFVIIEGWVLTVASVGDSRGVLESAEGAIYYLSADHRLECSEEERERITASGGEVGRLNTGGGTEIGPLRCWPGGLCLSRSIGDMDVGEYIVPVPHVKQVKLSSTGGRLIISSDGVWDALSAETAFECCRGMLPDAAASQIVKEAVQVKGLRDDTTCIVVDIQPPEKHDPPKVPAKKQGKRGIKSMFRKKSSESTSHPDKEEHIEPDMVEEIFEEGSAFLSERLDSKYPVCNMFKLFVCAVCQAEIKPGEGISIHSGTTDLKKLRPWDGPFLCSSCQEKKDAMEGKRASRASRYSSGSD; encoded by the exons ATGTTGTCTAAGAGTGGCGACCATCAGACAGTCCCTTTGTCCGTGTTGTTGAAGCGGGAGCTGGCGAATGAGAAGATCGAGAGGCCGGAGATAACGCATGGCCAGGCTAGTCAGAGCAAGAAAGGCGAGGACTTGACCTTTATCAAGACTGAATGTCAACGAGTCTTAGGCGATGGAGTCACCACATATTCTGTTTTTGCG TTATTTGATGGTCACAATGGATCTGCAGCTGCAATCTATTCGAAGGAGAATCTCTTGAATAATGTATTGAATGCTATTCCACAAGATCTTAACAGTGAAGAATGGGTAGCGGCTTTGCCCAGGGCTTTAGTCGCAGGCTTTGTGAAGACCGACAAAGATTTCCAGGAAAGAG CCCAAACTTCAGGAACAACGGTAACCTTTGTAATAATTGAGGGATGGGTCTTAACTGTTGCTTCAGTTGGTGATTCTCGTGGTGTGCTTGAATCAGCTGAAGGGGCGATATATTATCTCTCAGCAGATCATAGACTTGAATGCAGCGAAGAAGA GAGGGAACGGATAACTGCAAGTGGCGGTGAAGTTGGACGGCTTAATACCGGAGGTGGCACAGAG ATTGGTCCGTTAAGATGTTGGCCTGGTGGCTTGTGTCTTTCACGATCCATTGGTGACATGGATGTCGGGGAGTACATAGTTCCTGTACCTCATGTGAAGCAAGTCAAG CTATCATCAACTGGTGGAAGGCTTATCATCTCGAGTGATGGCGTTTGGGATGCATTATCTGCAGAAACAGCTTTCGAGTGTTGTAGAGGAATGCTACCAGATGCTGCAGCTTCACAGATTGTCaaa GAAGCCGTACAGGTGAAAGGGCTTCGAGATGATACAACGTGTATTGTTGTAGACATACAGCCACCCGAGAAGCACGACCCTCCGAAAGTACCCGCTAAGAAGCAAGGGAAAAGAGGCATTAAGTCTATGTTTCGGAAGAAGTCGTCAGAGTCGACTTCTCACCCTGACAAGGAAGAGCACATTGAACCAGATATGGTGGAGGAAATCTTTGAGGAAGGATCAGCTTTCCTATCGGAAAG GTTGGACTCGAAGTACCCGGTGTGCAACATGTTCAAGCTGTTTGTATGTGCAGTTTGCCAAGCAGAGATAAAACCTGGAGAGGGCATTTCAATACACTCGGGAACCACAGATTTGAAAAAATTACGGCCTTGGGACGGCCCTTTCCTCTGCTCAAGCTGCCAAGAGAAGAAAGACGCCATGGAAGGGAAAAGAGCCTCCAGAG CTTCTAGATATAGTAGTGGAAGTGACTAG
- the LOC131010855 gene encoding BRI1 kinase inhibitor 1 yields MEAQHQMLRINEADVQPTKHQVQLAGAASPPPSASSSPSHEFSFTISLHPPKSESNNKSCPPPFAAGAIDLSPADEIFFHGHLLPLHLLSHLPASPRSSTNSLDSFTLPIKELLSVDENNSNNDEDDGNNGGESRHVSEGKGRGKSKSFSLFAMPKWRKEREEEEDHEHSTSAQKQRKSRFELLKRYVRFVKPFLSLRGRGQGSSGDFLRQQPYSYSGNLRVREKKSAMRGRRGEFSAPASMRTSPANSGLLVASGATTPTAAGKSDSTMEELQAAIQAAIAHCKKSIAAEDKIKLHP; encoded by the coding sequence ATGGAAGCACAGCATCAAATGCTGAGGATTAATGAAGCAGACGTACAACCAACAAAGCACCAAGTACAGCTCGCCGGCGCCGCCTCGCCGCCACCGTCGGCTTCGTCGTCTCCTTCGCATGAATTCTCCTTCACCATCTCCCTCCACCCGCCGAAATCCGAGAGCAATAATAAATCCTGTCCTCCGCCGTTCGCGGCGGGCGCCATCGACCTATCTCCGGCCGACGAGATCTTCTTCCACGGGCACCTCCTCCCCCTCCACCTCCTCTCCCATCTCCCGGCGTCGCCGCGCTCCTCCACCAACTCCCTCGACAGCTTCACCCTCCCCATAAAAGAGCTATTAAGCGTGGACGAGAACAATAGCAACAACGACGAAGACGACGGAAACAACGGCGGCGAGAGCCGACATGTGTCGGAAGGGAAGGGGAGAGGGAAATCAaagtctttctctctcttcgcgATGCCGAAAtggagaaaggagagagaggaagaggaGGATCATGAGCATTCGACGTCGGCGCAGAAACAACGGAAATCGAGATTCGAGCTGCTGAAGAGGTACGTGAGATTCGTGAAGCCGTTTCTGTCGCTGCGGGGGCGGGGGCAGGGGAGCTCCGGCGACTTCCTCCGGCAGCAGCCCTACTCGTATTCGGGGAATTTGAGGGTGAGGGAGAAGAAGAGCGCCATGAGGGGAAGGAGGGGGGAGTTCTCGGCGCCGGCGTCGATGAGGACCTCGCCGGCGAACAGCGGGCTGCTCGTGGCCAGCGGCGCCACCACTCCCACGGCGGCGGGGAAGAGCGATAGTACCATGGAGGAGCTGCAGGCGGCGATCCAAGCGGCGATTGCTCATTGCAAGAAGTCGATTGCAGCTGAAGATAAAATCAAGCTGCACccataa